In Fluviicola taffensis DSM 16823, the following are encoded in one genomic region:
- a CDS encoding cellulase family glycosylhydrolase codes for MRKQFYAGFLVVFFGTYYAIGQQNTLQVVGKNLTSINGQNIILRGVNYGLINQGDISLADAAGYQSYIDEVANTGANAVRIPWYTSGQNWRDIPGPPNNGTPGTVDGYVTNGHLSNIIAYCISKKMIPILSIHDDSYITCKDNWAYFNSTVMDFWTDPDVLTLIEANKAYLIINLANEFDKVRWGAGSLATELNTFKSNYSAAVATLRQAGVNVPIIIDAPDCGQSSTELLSIAVDMNQNDTRHNLIFSSHAYWYGYASTLAQVQTKLNEAQNTNVCFILGEVATNQDGDNGECGLNDLSTLYPIILDEVCSRNIGWLAWTFSLDCSSAREMSPTGSASNLTTFGNDIINNPNYGLKSTNGCGAVVIDESVGIDSKTSQVFSIEPNPASTNIAIHSAFSNCSLSIRNALGELVLTEKHTKNSNVRIADFNPGIYFVELENSQQTHIQKLIIY; via the coding sequence ATGAGAAAACAATTTTACGCGGGCTTTTTAGTAGTATTTTTCGGAACATATTATGCAATTGGTCAACAAAACACATTGCAGGTTGTTGGAAAAAATCTTACTTCGATAAATGGTCAAAACATTATTCTTCGCGGAGTTAATTATGGATTAATTAATCAAGGAGATATCTCCTTAGCTGATGCTGCAGGCTATCAAAGTTATATTGATGAAGTTGCAAATACAGGTGCAAATGCTGTTCGTATTCCTTGGTACACAAGCGGACAAAACTGGAGAGATATTCCTGGTCCACCAAACAATGGAACACCTGGAACTGTCGATGGATATGTTACAAATGGACATTTAAGTAATATCATCGCCTACTGCATTTCGAAAAAAATGATCCCAATTTTGAGTATTCACGATGATTCTTACATTACTTGTAAAGATAATTGGGCTTATTTTAATTCAACAGTAATGGATTTTTGGACAGATCCCGATGTATTAACACTCATTGAAGCTAATAAAGCTTATTTAATTATCAACTTAGCGAATGAATTTGACAAAGTAAGATGGGGCGCTGGTTCACTGGCAACGGAGTTAAACACCTTTAAATCCAATTATTCAGCAGCAGTTGCTACACTTCGTCAAGCTGGTGTGAATGTTCCAATCATTATCGATGCACCTGATTGCGGGCAATCTTCTACCGAGCTTTTATCCATTGCTGTAGACATGAATCAGAACGATACACGACACAATTTGATTTTCTCTTCTCACGCTTATTGGTATGGATATGCTAGTACACTCGCACAAGTTCAAACGAAATTGAACGAAGCTCAAAACACGAATGTTTGTTTTATTTTGGGGGAAGTTGCAACCAATCAGGATGGCGACAACGGCGAATGCGGGCTCAATGACCTATCAACTCTTTATCCAATCATATTAGATGAAGTCTGTTCTCGGAATATTGGCTGGTTGGCGTGGACTTTTAGTTTGGATTGTTCATCAGCAAGAGAAATGTCGCCCACAGGCTCAGCGTCGAATCTCACGACTTTTGGCAATGACATTATTAACAATCCCAATTACGGACTAAAATCGACGAATGGTTGTGGAGCTGTAGTAATTGACGAAAGTGTTGGAATTGATTCAAAAACTAGTCAAGTTTTTAGTATTGAACCAAATCCTGCTTCTACAAATATTGCCATTCATTCTGCTTTTTCTAATTGCAGCCTAAGCATTCGAAATGCATTAGGAGAACTAGTTCTAACAGAAAAACACACTAAAAATTCTAACGTTCGAATAGCTGATTTTAATCCTGGAATTTATTTCGTAGAACTTGAAAATTCTCAGCAAACACATATTCAAAAATTGATTATCTATTGA